One genomic segment of Suttonella sp. R2A3 includes these proteins:
- a CDS encoding GTP-binding protein — protein MIWNSGRRNSSPPPSADDPSADHLEQAQTTLQSLLDDKRLDHAAKARLSEDYAQLQRLLDKIEQGHVYVAVFGRVSVGKSALLNALAGEQVFATSVLHGETKHSAQTLWQEYDSGGVYLLDTPGIDEINGEERSEIAEQVARQADVMIFVVDGDMTEIEYDALFNLASPQQPMLLVLNKVDRLGERETKRLLAHLQRRVDGIVPAEHVLAASAEPDKVLEYQEDAQGNEQEVWAQPEPDVKALRDTLWQLLKASGKSYAALNASVFADQLSQKVGAEIIATRRDIAERLIRQYALIKALGVAVNPIPVVDLLAIAADASMVVHLSKVYNIPLTRHQAGELIRAITVQMGVLLGTVYGVHALSSVLKGLTGGLSTILTAGAQAGVAFYGSYVVGKAAERYFEQGASWGKHGAKQVIKQIMDDLNKDELVEQARSSVKDYFRKGKDE, from the coding sequence ATGATTTGGAACAGCGGGCGAAGAAACTCATCACCACCGCCATCAGCGGACGATCCGAGCGCGGATCATCTTGAGCAGGCGCAAACCACGCTGCAATCGCTGCTTGATGATAAACGCTTAGATCACGCAGCCAAAGCTAGACTCAGTGAAGATTATGCACAATTACAACGCCTGCTCGATAAAATCGAGCAGGGGCATGTTTATGTGGCGGTTTTTGGTCGGGTTAGCGTGGGTAAATCGGCGCTGCTTAATGCATTGGCTGGTGAGCAGGTGTTCGCCACGTCGGTATTACACGGCGAAACCAAACACAGCGCGCAAACCTTATGGCAGGAATACGACAGTGGTGGGGTGTATTTACTCGATACTCCAGGGATTGATGAGATCAACGGTGAAGAGCGCAGCGAAATTGCCGAACAAGTAGCTCGCCAAGCCGATGTGATGATTTTTGTCGTCGATGGCGATATGACAGAGATTGAATACGACGCACTATTTAACCTCGCCAGCCCGCAACAGCCAATGTTGTTGGTACTTAATAAAGTCGATCGCTTGGGTGAGCGAGAAACCAAGCGCTTGCTCGCACATTTGCAGCGTCGTGTTGATGGGATCGTTCCAGCTGAACATGTGCTCGCAGCCAGTGCTGAACCAGATAAAGTGTTGGAATATCAAGAAGACGCACAAGGTAATGAGCAAGAAGTGTGGGCTCAACCCGAGCCGGATGTTAAAGCGCTGCGCGATACGCTGTGGCAGTTATTAAAGGCCTCGGGTAAAAGTTATGCGGCGCTTAATGCCAGTGTGTTTGCCGATCAACTCTCACAAAAAGTCGGTGCAGAAATTATCGCCACCCGACGCGATATCGCCGAGCGCCTTATTCGTCAGTATGCACTGATTAAAGCGCTCGGGGTGGCGGTGAATCCCATCCCCGTGGTCGATTTGCTCGCTATTGCCGCAGATGCCTCGATGGTGGTGCATCTCTCAAAAGTCTATAACATTCCGCTGACCCGTCACCAAGCAGGTGAATTGATTCGGGCGATTACCGTGCAAATGGGCGTGTTATTAGGCACAGTCTATGGTGTACATGCATTATCCTCGGTGTTAAAAGGTTTAACGGGTGGTCTGTCGACCATACTGACTGCCGGTGCGCAAGCTGGCGTGGCGTTTTACGGCAGTTATGTCGTTGGGAAAGCGGCCGAGCGCTATTTTGAGCAAGGTGCTTCTTGGGGTAAGCATGGGGCGAAACAAGTGATTAAACAAATCATGGATGATCTGAACAAAGACGAGCTGGTCGAACAAGCACGATCATCGGTGAAAGATTATTTTAGGAAAGGTAAAGATGAGTGA
- a CDS encoding GTPase, with amino-acid sequence MSADKKNTSIDSVSLLRKVFILLTVLIVLAVLLLIFQFTDVAFRVWDRLQNTPSGFLLVYVLGVIVIATLGILLIYRIWTVGRRKPTKKASPEPLRVEDVQARLEDARSKGIDVHTVDQDLAAVSDKSEPRELQIALFGKISTGKSSLIQTILPQAHIDISIIGGSTTRVERYSYTADSGLDLTLYDMPGTQQAEALPSMEAEVLEATRRVHVVLYILDQDLTASDLSAIKQLIGFAKPLIVVLNKSGQYEDDELVQLRERIVSRLPEGTMLVTSDSAYRREVTIRGSDGDARQETRLVGGEIDELLSALSNLGEQRAELGEQQRHALLSLADESLKQRVGKYRRERGEAMVKAYARKAMLGGVAAVGPGTDVIIQGYLGVDMMKSLTKLYDVSVKDVDLHALVETASSKVRSHLTVILALAGNVCKAFPGLGTVLGGASHAVAYGLVFESLGRATLTTLESSHEDFSDTNIMQHFEEQLHHDLEQRAKKLITTAISGRSERGSS; translated from the coding sequence ATGAGTGCTGATAAAAAGAACACATCGATTGATAGCGTTAGCCTGTTGCGTAAGGTTTTTATCCTGTTAACCGTGTTGATTGTACTCGCGGTATTGCTGCTGATTTTTCAGTTTACCGATGTGGCGTTTCGGGTGTGGGATCGCTTACAAAATACCCCGAGTGGGTTTTTATTGGTCTATGTGCTGGGGGTGATTGTCATTGCCACCTTGGGCATTTTGTTGATTTATCGAATATGGACGGTTGGGCGCCGCAAACCGACTAAAAAAGCATCACCTGAACCACTACGCGTTGAAGACGTACAAGCGCGCTTAGAAGACGCGCGTAGTAAAGGGATTGACGTGCATACAGTCGATCAAGATTTAGCCGCGGTTAGCGATAAGAGCGAACCTAGGGAACTACAAATCGCACTTTTTGGCAAGATCAGTACCGGTAAAAGTTCGCTCATTCAAACCATTTTGCCGCAGGCGCATATTGATATCTCGATTATTGGCGGCTCGACAACCCGGGTGGAACGCTATAGCTACACCGCTGATAGTGGGCTGGATTTAACGCTCTATGATATGCCGGGTACGCAACAAGCTGAAGCGCTGCCGAGTATGGAAGCCGAAGTTCTTGAGGCGACGCGCCGCGTGCATGTGGTGCTTTATATCCTCGACCAAGACCTGACTGCTTCTGATCTCAGCGCTATCAAACAACTCATAGGCTTTGCTAAACCGCTGATCGTGGTGCTCAATAAAAGCGGGCAATACGAAGATGATGAGCTTGTGCAGTTACGTGAGCGGATTGTCTCACGACTTCCTGAGGGGACAATGTTGGTGACCAGCGATAGTGCGTATCGCCGCGAAGTAACCATTCGTGGATCTGATGGCGATGCCCGTCAGGAAACGCGCTTGGTCGGTGGCGAGATCGATGAATTACTCAGCGCTTTATCAAACCTCGGTGAGCAACGGGCAGAATTAGGTGAGCAACAACGTCATGCCTTGTTGTCACTGGCTGATGAGTCGCTCAAGCAACGGGTAGGCAAGTATCGGCGTGAACGTGGTGAAGCAATGGTCAAAGCGTATGCGCGCAAAGCGATGCTTGGTGGTGTGGCTGCGGTTGGCCCGGGCACTGATGTGATTATCCAAGGCTATTTAGGCGTCGATATGATGAAATCATTGACCAAGCTTTATGATGTGTCGGTCAAAGACGTTGATTTGCACGCCTTAGTTGAAACAGCGAGCAGTAAGGTACGCTCTCACCTGACAGTGATTTTGGCTTTGGCCGGTAATGTGTGTAAAGCGTTTCCAGGGTTAGGTACTGTGCTTGGCGGCGCCTCACATGCCGTAGCCTATGGATTGGTTTTTGAAAGTTTGGGTCGTGCCACACTCACCACCTTGGAATCATCACACGAAGATTTTAGCGATACAAACATCATGCAACATTTTGAGGAACAGCTTCATCATGATTTGGAACAGCGGGCGAAGAAACTCATCACCACCGCCATCAGCGGACGATCCGAGCGCGGATCATCTTGA
- a CDS encoding thioesterase family protein yields the protein MSHFSTTLTVRVGDINFGGHVGHDRLIALLHHARHAFLRSFGYSELDCGGVALIMRRIEVDYLAELFLDDAIEIAVWADDFRNKRFCLHYRVSKGEKVAAKAQTVMVSFDYQARQVAALPEIVVERLGSSNEC from the coding sequence ATGAGTCACTTTTCTACCACGCTAACGGTACGCGTTGGGGATATCAATTTTGGTGGCCATGTTGGTCACGACCGTTTGATTGCGCTGCTTCACCATGCGCGTCATGCGTTTTTGCGATCTTTTGGCTATAGCGAGCTCGATTGCGGTGGCGTGGCGTTGATTATGCGACGTATTGAAGTCGATTATCTAGCCGAACTTTTTCTAGATGACGCGATCGAAATTGCCGTCTGGGCAGATGATTTTCGCAATAAGCGATTTTGTTTGCACTACCGTGTGTCAAAAGGTGAGAAAGTCGCTGCCAAGGCGCAAACTGTCATGGTGAGTTTTGATTATCAGGCGCGACAAGTCGCTGCCTTGCCCGAGATCGTAGTTGAACGGTTAGGATCAAGTAATGAGTGCTGA
- the tsaB gene encoding tRNA (adenosine(37)-N6)-threonylcarbamoyltransferase complex dimerization subunit type 1 TsaB has product MTCIPNPPLLAIDTATPACSVALLHQDGSRQQKFEQDARKHTQLLLPMTRDLLDDAQLSMDDIAGIVVSAGPGAFTGLRVGAAVAMGIGCAQDMALSAVSSLALLAATAARTHGDGRILALLDARMGQVYAGLYDCQQGHIATLGEDCLATIEDLPQSWFAQADYAAGAGCLYAEQFPESLTTYEDVLPQAIDGFDLLLDAKWQSAWQGVQLRYLRNDVVQK; this is encoded by the coding sequence ATGACCTGTATCCCTAATCCACCCTTACTCGCTATCGATACCGCGACGCCCGCGTGCTCGGTAGCGCTACTTCATCAAGATGGCAGCCGTCAGCAAAAATTTGAACAAGATGCACGCAAGCATACCCAGCTGCTGTTACCGATGACGCGTGATTTACTCGATGACGCACAACTTAGCATGGACGATATTGCAGGGATTGTGGTCAGCGCGGGACCGGGGGCATTTACCGGTTTGCGTGTTGGCGCTGCGGTTGCTATGGGGATTGGTTGTGCGCAAGATATGGCGTTATCTGCAGTATCAAGTTTAGCCCTGCTGGCTGCCACTGCGGCACGAACTCATGGTGATGGGCGAATTCTGGCACTTCTCGATGCGCGGATGGGGCAGGTTTATGCCGGTTTGTATGATTGTCAGCAGGGACATATTGCCACACTGGGTGAAGACTGTTTGGCAACGATCGAGGATTTGCCTCAATCGTGGTTTGCACAAGCTGACTATGCTGCTGGCGCTGGTTGCCTATACGCTGAACAATTTCCTGAATCACTCACCACCTATGAAGACGTATTGCCGCAAGCGATTGACGGGTTTGATTTATTGTTAGATGCTAAGTGGCAAAGTGCGTGGCAAGGCGTACAATTACGCTATCTTCGTAACGATGTGGTGCAAAAATGA
- a CDS encoding ATP-dependent DNA helicase, with protein sequence MAQAVEGYQLRESQKTLAEAIDQALDEQTLLLAEAGTGIGKTFAYLLPALLSAQKVLVSTATKNLQEQIYTRDLPLVRQVLRKACKTALLKGRRNYFCHHHHEQLEQSPPANAEEKFYRNHINQFLARTTDGDLAGLSEIPEDALIRDAISSTADNCLGRECAFFEECFLQKARQKAKEADVVVVNHHLLLADFALKSEGFAEILPDIDAFIIDEAHHLPATAVQFLAKRLSYRQLVLLCQDAEAALIDEAPDALDARNAIKALRKAGRDALLSVSTHGEARFDMQDLQSLTPFWQALDTLMVALSEVERALAKHRERGKLLNNVAERVDSMLLTLHNFIHKKPTVQSEPEGDADAPQQAAPEARWLDTSDKGFMLCAAPVNAAGRFAGWVRQSEASWIFLSATLAVGGDFSHFIREMGLPNDVQTLLLDSPFDYRKQSLLYHPSDLPDPNNPNYTEAVLDAVLPVIERSGGRAFLLFTSYRALYAAERYLFSHDFHLLVQGKAPKGQLLEDFRQHKRAVLLGTSSFWEGVDVRGDALVVVVIDKLPFAAPNDPISKARQQMLKDKGLSPFMHDVLPQAVISLKQGVGRLIRDQHDYGVMVIADPRLTSKGYGKIFLDSLPRMTRTKQFAIVERFFNHHES encoded by the coding sequence TTGGCCCAGGCTGTAGAAGGGTATCAGCTGCGTGAATCGCAAAAAACGCTCGCTGAAGCCATCGATCAAGCCCTTGATGAACAAACCTTATTACTCGCTGAAGCCGGCACGGGTATCGGTAAAACCTTTGCCTACTTGTTGCCAGCTTTGTTGAGTGCGCAAAAGGTTCTCGTTTCAACAGCCACAAAAAATCTTCAAGAACAAATCTATACCCGTGATTTACCGCTGGTGCGTCAAGTATTGCGTAAGGCGTGTAAAACAGCGCTGCTAAAAGGGCGGCGTAATTATTTTTGTCATCATCACCACGAGCAGCTTGAGCAATCTCCACCAGCGAACGCGGAAGAAAAGTTTTACCGTAATCATATCAACCAGTTTTTAGCGCGAACTACGGATGGTGATTTAGCCGGACTAAGCGAGATTCCTGAAGACGCGCTGATTCGTGATGCGATCTCCAGCACAGCAGATAATTGCTTGGGTAGAGAATGTGCATTTTTTGAAGAATGTTTTTTACAAAAAGCGCGTCAAAAAGCCAAAGAAGCTGATGTGGTGGTGGTCAATCACCACTTGTTGCTCGCGGATTTTGCGTTAAAGAGCGAGGGTTTTGCCGAAATCTTACCCGATATCGACGCCTTTATTATCGATGAAGCACACCATTTGCCGGCAACTGCGGTGCAATTTCTTGCCAAACGCCTGTCGTATCGACAATTGGTGTTACTGTGTCAAGACGCTGAGGCAGCGCTGATTGATGAAGCCCCTGATGCCCTTGATGCACGTAACGCGATCAAAGCGTTGCGTAAAGCGGGCAGAGACGCGTTACTGAGCGTGAGTACTCATGGTGAAGCACGTTTTGACATGCAGGATTTGCAGTCCTTGACCCCATTCTGGCAGGCGCTTGATACACTCATGGTTGCGCTTAGTGAGGTGGAACGGGCTTTGGCTAAACATCGTGAGCGGGGTAAGTTGCTTAATAATGTTGCCGAGCGTGTGGATAGCATGCTGCTTACGTTGCACAATTTTATTCATAAGAAACCAACTGTGCAAAGCGAGCCGGAAGGTGATGCTGATGCGCCGCAACAAGCGGCACCGGAAGCGCGTTGGCTTGATACCAGCGATAAAGGCTTTATGCTCTGCGCGGCACCGGTTAATGCCGCTGGTCGGTTTGCTGGCTGGGTTCGCCAGAGCGAGGCGAGCTGGATATTTTTATCGGCAACACTTGCCGTCGGTGGCGATTTTAGTCATTTTATTCGCGAAATGGGCCTGCCGAATGATGTGCAAACGCTATTACTCGATAGTCCCTTTGATTATCGTAAGCAGTCGCTGCTCTATCATCCCAGTGATTTGCCCGACCCCAATAACCCGAATTACACCGAAGCTGTGTTAGATGCTGTATTGCCGGTGATTGAGCGTAGTGGTGGCCGTGCATTTTTACTGTTCACCAGTTACCGCGCACTGTATGCTGCCGAACGTTATCTCTTTAGCCACGATTTTCATTTATTGGTTCAAGGTAAGGCGCCAAAAGGGCAATTACTGGAAGACTTCCGCCAACACAAACGTGCGGTATTACTCGGTACATCGAGCTTTTGGGAAGGCGTTGATGTGCGAGGCGATGCGTTGGTTGTGGTGGTGATTGATAAATTGCCGTTTGCGGCACCGAATGATCCGATCAGTAAAGCGCGTCAGCAAATGCTTAAAGATAAAGGCTTGTCGCCGTTTATGCACGATGTGTTGCCGCAGGCGGTGATCTCGCTCAAGCAAGGGGTAGGCCGCTTGATTCGTGACCAGCACGATTATGGGGTGATGGTGATCGCTGATCCGCGTTTGACCAGCAAAGGGTATGGCAAAATCTTTCTCGATAGCTTGCCGCGCATGACACGCACCAAGCAATTTGCTATTGTAGAGCGCTTTTTCAACCATCACGAATCTTGA
- a CDS encoding tetratricopeptide repeat protein, with translation MNKFSLSAIAAALVLSGCSSMMYGDSVAPIVSLNTSVGQQQMLQPQNTPAEPTGGYRGQVANTTQQANTASAQSFTQPVNAQNTPLVPQQNISPYQPVQNNQTANNDDGWSVTPGKNGLEQNTQTAQAEAEKPQENRPQAVRPQMANESTGPKPSEPKPETAENKPQEPSSNQTPAENKPQGSNEQVASVTQPSEPQQPPAEEDAVSTLLKKASASLGKGDYDGAAAYLENAQRIEPQNAKILYDIANIRYHQKRYREAESFASRAVQVGGGNSTMKKTWALIANARKSLGDNQGAITAAEKAASL, from the coding sequence ATGAATAAATTTAGTCTTAGCGCGATTGCGGCAGCCTTGGTATTGAGCGGTTGTAGCTCAATGATGTATGGCGACTCAGTCGCACCAATCGTTAGTTTAAATACATCGGTTGGGCAACAGCAAATGCTACAACCACAAAATACGCCTGCCGAACCGACTGGCGGTTATCGTGGACAAGTCGCTAATACGACCCAACAAGCCAATACTGCTAGCGCACAATCGTTTACTCAGCCGGTAAATGCGCAAAATACGCCATTAGTCCCACAACAGAATATTTCACCGTACCAGCCAGTACAAAACAACCAAACGGCGAATAATGATGATGGCTGGTCTGTGACGCCTGGCAAAAATGGATTAGAACAAAATACACAAACAGCGCAAGCTGAAGCGGAAAAACCTCAAGAAAATCGACCACAGGCTGTTCGCCCACAAATGGCTAATGAATCAACTGGACCCAAGCCAAGTGAGCCAAAACCTGAGACCGCAGAGAATAAGCCTCAAGAGCCGTCAAGCAATCAGACGCCAGCAGAGAATAAGCCTCAGGGAAGTAATGAACAAGTTGCCAGCGTGACCCAACCTTCAGAGCCGCAACAACCACCAGCTGAGGAAGATGCTGTATCAACGCTGTTGAAAAAGGCGTCTGCTTCCTTAGGTAAAGGCGATTACGATGGCGCGGCAGCGTATTTAGAAAATGCGCAGCGTATTGAACCGCAGAACGCGAAGATCCTGTATGACATCGCCAACATCCGCTATCACCAAAAACGCTATCGCGAGGCTGAATCCTTTGCTAGCCGCGCGGTGCAAGTCGGTGGTGGTAATAGCACAATGAAGAAAACGTGGGCATTGATTGCCAATGCACGCAAATCATTAGGCGATAACCAAGGGGCGATTACAGCAGCAGAAAAAGCTGCGTCACTGTAA
- the mrcB gene encoding penicillin-binding protein 1B — protein sequence MLKLIRNTFYFLVALFILGLVVAVGYGIHLDQKYGLSDEDLGGALWSMPAKVYARPMELYQGAEISAERLVRELEILGYHKTDNPVVQNTYSVGENTVTYYAIPFVFWDGAKPPRKIEVSFANGKVTKITNLTTLEPEVLEKLNPLRIANIYPKHREDRILVDLDDAPPVLIDGLIALEDRYFWQHPGIDPKGIMRSIYVTFIKQTGFQGASTLTQQFVKNHYLTNEPTLSRKIKEMLMAIALETHASKQDILEGYLNEIYLGQDGQRAIHGFGLASEFFFDKKLKELNLHEVAMLLALVREPGDANPHRHSEYALERRNLVLDVMFERELISDKDLELAKSLPLDVVDAKQTTDRVLYPAFVNMVSKQLAQYYSQEDLTREGLNIFTTLDPLMQEDTQEAISSGLPVLEQREGLKSEFLQSAAVVVNSTNGEINALVGSRTPGDLGFNRALSAKRQAGSLVKPMVYLSALEWPQLYSLASMIDDSPLNYDMGNGTVWSPKNYSKRNHGQVMLIDGLVKSYNIPTARIALNLGISDVVSTMKRLGGRDDIPTYPSVSLGTVHFTPMEIAQMYETLANGGYYTPLRAIREITSQDGEVIQRFPLSNTKAIEPGPHYLITKAMQEIPRRGTARSMSSKIDPSLNIAGKTGTTDNYRDSWFAGYSGNVLSVVWVGNDQNKPTKLSGSSGALRVWMDVMKNMPLKPLNVAKPGGIVEYDIDPQTGLRAGRGCTGDRLITLPFIAGSQPQDYTSCVRLNPEITEPESGGASPYYQMQTNPMFQTPGNTNTNPSGNTSGWFGN from the coding sequence TTGTTAAAGCTCATCCGTAATACATTTTATTTTTTAGTTGCCTTATTTATCTTAGGCCTTGTGGTCGCTGTGGGTTATGGGATCCATCTTGATCAAAAATACGGTCTTTCTGATGAAGATCTCGGTGGTGCGCTGTGGTCGATGCCGGCGAAAGTGTATGCTCGGCCGATGGAGCTTTATCAAGGCGCTGAGATTAGCGCTGAACGCCTGGTGCGTGAGCTTGAGATACTGGGTTATCACAAAACGGATAATCCGGTTGTGCAAAATACCTATAGTGTGGGCGAGAATACGGTCACTTATTACGCGATCCCATTTGTTTTTTGGGATGGTGCGAAGCCGCCGCGTAAGATTGAAGTATCCTTTGCTAATGGCAAAGTTACCAAGATCACCAATTTAACCACTTTAGAACCGGAAGTGCTGGAAAAGCTTAATCCGCTGCGGATTGCTAATATTTATCCGAAGCACCGTGAAGACCGTATTTTAGTCGATCTTGATGATGCGCCACCGGTACTCATCGATGGGTTGATTGCGCTAGAAGACCGCTATTTCTGGCAGCATCCGGGGATTGATCCGAAAGGGATCATGCGCTCGATTTATGTCACTTTTATTAAACAAACCGGCTTTCAAGGCGCGAGTACGCTGACCCAGCAATTTGTTAAAAACCATTATTTGACCAATGAACCGACGTTGTCGCGGAAAATCAAAGAAATGCTGATGGCGATAGCGCTCGAAACCCATGCCAGTAAACAAGATATCCTTGAAGGGTATTTGAATGAAATTTATTTAGGTCAGGATGGGCAGCGCGCCATTCATGGCTTTGGTTTGGCGAGTGAATTCTTTTTTGATAAAAAGCTCAAAGAGCTAAATTTACATGAAGTCGCGATGTTGCTTGCATTAGTGCGTGAGCCAGGTGATGCAAACCCGCACCGCCATTCAGAATATGCCCTGGAGCGGCGTAATCTTGTGCTCGATGTGATGTTCGAGCGAGAGCTCATTAGCGACAAAGACTTAGAACTCGCCAAATCTCTACCGCTGGATGTGGTTGATGCGAAACAAACCACCGATCGTGTGCTCTATCCAGCGTTTGTTAATATGGTGAGCAAGCAGTTGGCGCAATATTACAGCCAGGAAGATTTAACCCGTGAGGGATTAAATATTTTCACTACTCTTGATCCGCTGATGCAGGAAGACACCCAGGAAGCGATCAGCAGCGGCTTGCCGGTATTAGAGCAACGTGAAGGGCTTAAGAGCGAATTCTTACAGAGTGCGGCAGTGGTGGTCAATAGCACCAATGGTGAGATTAATGCTTTGGTGGGTTCACGAACGCCAGGCGATTTGGGCTTTAACCGCGCCTTGTCGGCGAAACGTCAAGCGGGTTCATTGGTCAAACCGATGGTTTATTTGAGCGCCTTGGAATGGCCACAGCTCTACTCGTTAGCGAGCATGATCGATGATAGTCCGCTGAACTACGATATGGGGAATGGTACGGTATGGTCGCCGAAAAACTACAGCAAAAGAAACCATGGCCAAGTGATGCTGATCGATGGCTTGGTCAAATCGTATAATATCCCGACCGCCCGTATTGCGCTTAATTTAGGGATTAGCGATGTGGTCAGCACCATGAAACGCTTGGGTGGGCGTGATGACATCCCAACCTATCCGTCTGTGTCGCTTGGCACAGTTCATTTTACACCGATGGAAATCGCGCAAATGTATGAAACCTTGGCCAATGGTGGCTATTACACACCGCTGCGCGCGATTCGTGAAATTACCAGCCAAGACGGGGAAGTCATTCAGCGCTTTCCTTTATCAAACACCAAAGCGATTGAGCCGGGCCCGCATTACTTGATCACCAAAGCGATGCAAGAAATTCCGCGTCGCGGTACCGCACGTTCGATGAGTAGTAAAATCGATCCTTCGTTGAATATTGCCGGGAAAACTGGTACCACGGATAACTATCGCGATAGCTGGTTTGCCGGTTATAGCGGGAATGTATTGAGCGTGGTTTGGGTAGGTAACGATCAAAACAAACCTACTAAACTTAGCGGCAGCAGCGGCGCGCTGCGGGTGTGGATGGACGTGATGAAAAACATGCCGTTAAAACCCTTGAATGTGGCGAAACCTGGCGGGATTGTCGAGTATGATATCGATCCACAAACCGGGTTGCGGGCAGGGCGTGGATGTACCGGTGATCGTTTGATAACTTTACCGTTTATTGCCGGATCACAGCCGCAGGATTACACCAGCTGTGTGAGGTTAAACCCCGAGATCACTGAGCCTGAAAGCGGTGGTGCGTCGCCTTATTATCAGATGCAGACGAATCCAATGTTCCAAACACCAGGGAATACAAATACCAATCCGTCGGGAAATACTTCAGGTTGGTTTGGTAATTAG
- a CDS encoding thymidylate synthase, translating into MKNYLDLVQEIIDHGVDKDDRTGTGTRSLFARQLRFDLNAGFPLVTTKKVHLKSIVYELLWFLRGETNIAYLKEHGVRIWDEWADEQGNLGPIYGKQWRDWDGHDQIKLVLEQIKTNPDSRRMIVSAWNVGELENMALMPCHALFQFYVADSRLSCQLYQRSADIFLGVPFNIASYALLTMMMAQQTGLGVGEFIWSGGDVHLYHNHFEQAHTQLARDPKPLPQLRLNKAPAIDQYRYEDIELINYQHHPVISAPVAV; encoded by the coding sequence ATGAAAAATTATCTTGATTTAGTCCAGGAAATTATCGATCACGGTGTGGATAAGGATGATCGCACTGGTACTGGTACGCGTTCACTTTTTGCACGTCAGCTGCGTTTTGATTTAAACGCGGGTTTTCCGTTGGTCACGACAAAAAAAGTTCATCTGAAATCGATTGTTTATGAATTATTGTGGTTTTTGCGTGGCGAGACCAATATTGCCTATCTCAAAGAGCATGGTGTGCGGATTTGGGATGAATGGGCCGATGAGCAAGGTAATTTAGGGCCGATCTATGGCAAACAGTGGCGTGATTGGGACGGCCACGATCAAATTAAATTGGTGCTAGAGCAGATTAAAACTAACCCCGATTCCAGACGAATGATTGTCAGCGCGTGGAACGTTGGCGAGCTGGAGAATATGGCGTTGATGCCGTGCCATGCGTTGTTTCAATTTTATGTGGCTGATTCACGCCTGTCTTGTCAGCTTTATCAGCGCTCGGCTGATATTTTCTTGGGCGTACCGTTTAATATTGCCAGTTATGCGCTACTCACGATGATGATGGCGCAACAAACCGGTTTAGGCGTCGGTGAGTTTATTTGGAGTGGGGGTGATGTGCACCTTTATCACAACCATTTTGAGCAAGCACATACCCAGCTGGCGCGCGATCCTAAGCCATTGCCACAGTTACGCCTCAATAAGGCGCCGGCGATCGATCAATACCGCTACGAAGACATCGAACTCATTAATTACCAACATCATCCGGTGATTTCAGCGCCGGTTGCTGTATAG
- the lgt gene encoding prolipoprotein diacylglyceryl transferase: MLYHPDINPYIFELGPIKPTWYGMMYVIAFVLAIVLAKYRAKQQPLWTEETADKLVTNYLAFGVILGGRLGYVLFYGLEYWQQDWLYPLKIWQGGMSFHGGLLGVIFACWLFARKQKMHFFQVTDFLAPLIPAGLFFGRIGNFINGELWGKISDVPWAMVFPTGGPYPRHPSQLYEAALEGLVLFVVLWLYSAKPRALGRVSGGFLFGYGLFRALIEFVREPDAHLSYLAWDWLTMGQILSLPMILFGLYLLWRPVTHEKLS; the protein is encoded by the coding sequence ATGCTTTATCATCCTGATATTAACCCCTATATTTTTGAACTCGGCCCGATCAAGCCAACCTGGTACGGAATGATGTATGTGATTGCGTTTGTGCTCGCGATTGTGCTCGCTAAATATCGCGCCAAACAACAGCCATTATGGACCGAAGAAACCGCTGATAAATTGGTCACCAATTATTTAGCCTTTGGCGTTATTCTTGGCGGTCGACTCGGCTATGTGTTGTTTTATGGTTTAGAATACTGGCAGCAAGACTGGCTTTATCCGTTAAAAATCTGGCAGGGCGGGATGTCGTTTCATGGCGGTTTACTTGGAGTGATTTTTGCGTGCTGGTTGTTTGCGCGCAAACAAAAAATGCACTTTTTCCAAGTCACTGATTTCTTAGCGCCACTGATTCCGGCCGGTTTATTTTTTGGCCGGATTGGTAACTTTATTAATGGCGAATTGTGGGGCAAAATCAGCGATGTGCCATGGGCGATGGTGTTTCCGACCGGTGGGCCGTACCCGCGCCATCCCTCGCAGCTCTATGAAGCAGCTTTAGAAGGATTGGTATTATTTGTCGTGCTTTGGTTGTACTCAGCCAAACCACGGGCATTAGGTCGAGTATCAGGGGGCTTTCTGTTCGGCTATGGCCTGTTCCGTGCATTGATTGAATTTGTTCGTGAACCAGATGCACACTTGTCGTATTTGGCCTGGGATTGGTTAACCATGGGGCAAATTTTGTCTTTGCCGATGATATTATTTGGTTTGTATTTATTATGGCGGCCCGTCACTCATGAAAAATTATCTTGA